In the Necator americanus strain Aroian chromosome X, whole genome shotgun sequence genome, CATGGGGTTTCGAAACACTTATGCGTGACTTGGCACGTGGGCATTGCGAAACCCAAGGGCAAAGCTCCACACGGCCCTGCCCCTGCCGATTCATTCTATATAAGCTGCTTAGTTACGACACTTGTTTTCTGCTAATCATTCGCCACTGGTATTCTCTGGTTGTGACGTTTACATTACTATTGTTGTATTCTTAGCAGCTAtcgcacacttttttttaggggtttcttccttttcctcttaATTTTGTGCGCCCTCTGTTCTCGGCACTATTTGAGTTACCTTCGTGCAACAAATggggttttttcttccaattcatGCCCTCTGTACTTTCGTAGTGTATTAACACTTTCTgctttctagatttttttctcgccacACTTCTTAGTACTATTACCGTCTTATTGTATTCGAGCTCTCTATCTTTTCTAATCGCAATTGTTTTTGCTCTCCGACCTCTTTCCTATTCGTCGTATTATGCAGCCGCATTTGTTACACGAAAGCGAGTTTTGTTGATGGCGGCAGTTCGTTTGGCACCCTTCTAGTTTGTGTCCTTCACATCATTCTTTTAGGTAGTGATGGGTCCGCCTGTCACTCGTTCGCGCACTCTGTCTTCTGATGTTAGGGCTATTGCCCCGATGTCGAGTTTAGATGCTAGAGCTCTTGCCCCGATGCACGGATCTTTTATGACGAACGCCAATGGGCAGCCCGTCCGTGCTTTGCAGGAACTCAACGGCGATGCCAACGTACACGGGAGCGACGGGAAGACGCTCCGAGATGAAACTGCCCTGGCAATTACGGAAGTATGGAGCGATGCCAGGTCAGCAACCTGCACTTTGACAAAGAAGGCGGATGAAGGTGCTTCTACGTCGCTTCACAATTTAAATGAGTCGGTTTCTGCAGTAGGGAGCAGGATTGACGCTATTCCCTTCGTTGCAACTTATAGCCTGGAGGGCCCCATACTAGTACCGTTTTCAGGTTCAGGAGATGACGCCACACAGTTTCCGCTGTGGTTTCGTTGGCTAGAAGACGTGATGCAGCTGCCACGCTCCAACAAAGAATAGATTTCCTCATCCGCTATTTGGAAGGGGCAGCGCGTGAAAAAATACAGCAATTGGACCAGCAGGAAAGTTTCGACTTTAACGCAATGGTGGAGTATCTGAAGCAGGCATTTGAGGGCCCGCAACAGATTTGGTTCTAAGAGGGACTGCACTACATGAAGTTTATGAAAACACTTCAATTCTACCAAATGGAGTACAAAATTAGCTGATCCACTCCTATTTTTTGGCCTtcggaaaaaagaagggaagagaagaagagttcTCTTTTGCATCTGTGTCTGCATACCATTCACCTCTAATTCTTGTTCATCCTCTACTAGTACGAAGAAAAGATCAGCTTCCTTCTTTTACGCTAAAAATAATACGATTAGGTTTAGCTCCTAGAGAGATGGTGGTATCATCGACTACGATGATCACAAAAGGGGCGTGATATGAAAGAGGCTTACTGGTTCCAGTCCAAGGGAAACGTTCCAGATTCAAATGCCGCAGAAGTTCACCTTTGCATCTGCgagaacaaaatccacatgtAACTTTGTATGTGCAGCTTCCAGCACTGGCGATTTCAGATAGGAAAAGCGTTTtggaaggaagctgcgtcgtcaactgcaacaagaccgcgataacgagtggacgtcaagagcgatggagtttgaaaaggcgtgggaggacaagaacccgcggaaagtcTATGTTTTACTAAAACactatagcggcaaaatgaaaagatgttctccagttcTCAATACTGCCAATCAAGTGGCTGTCGACCCttccatttttaaaagatCACTTCAAgtccttgctgaaccggcaagcgccgtcagttgctgaactcgagcacgttgaTAGATCGACAtttgcggttaacgaggaaccactgaccgagtcggaggttctggtctgtatccaaaaaatgaaagatggaaaatctggtagaGACAGCGGAATTAGTGCAAGAATGTTGAAATATCTTCTTCCGTCCAGGATTCGTGAGATGCTGATGaaggtaaaataaggtgggccggacacgtgatacGTCTCAAAGCAACcattggaccagagccgtaaaCGACAGGGTTTTCACCCGATATTAAATGCATTACAAGAAGACCACCGACCGGATGGTCACACTTCTCCACAAAGTTCTTCAAAGGAAAATTCGATGACTTTCGTGAGAATCTTCGTATCCCTCGAGGAAGGCCAGGCACATTGCGGCTCTTGCTCGCGTTCGAGTCTAATAGAGGAATTACTGGCACCCGCTCGACCAAATCAATGAGCGGAAGTCAATGTGACCTAGATGATTACAACGATTCCTAAACAAGGTTGCTTGACGTGGATGCAGTGAGGAGGTGAAGCTGCGCTTAATTCAATGCAGCCGATAGGACTCGATCTTAGCGGGACGAAGTGAAGGTGCGAAAAACGGGTTGAGCTGAGGTTGacgttttcaaaaagtgaGAAGATGTCCTACGTCAAGAGCGGGTAGCGTTATGCTAACCTGGCAGTTGATTGATCAGTGGCTGTTAATTCTGATAGAGAAAGCAGTAAAATGATCAAACTCACCTCATATGACTCTAGAAATCCCTGTGACATGACAAACTTCCAACAAAGTCAGCAGTCATGTAATGAATAAAATCGAAGGGATGTTTATGGATACTGGTGCATATGATGACAGTGTAAGTCTCGGCAGCATATGCGGCTGACGTAAGCGGAGCTATTAAAAGTATGAAAGACATGTTTGAACATTGGTTTACGATAATGAAATGGTgtgaaaaggatgaaaaagaaggagaatgaTTTGGGGAGAAAAGTTGTTAGCCAGTACAAATGCTTCGGTGGCAACATAAACAGAATTCTTAATCTTCAGAAGCAAACCTAGTGGCTTTAGTGGGTCGAGTTCCAAAGAGAATTTACTGAGGCATGTGATAGTAAAGGATTGTTGGATAACAATGTATCACGCCATGTTGTTGAAGTGATTTCATCTGTCTTGATCTAAGCGAATAATAGTTATAATCATAGTAATTATAACCtaagaaggaagctgcgtcgtcaactgcaacaagaccgcgataacgagtggacgtcaagagcgatggagtttgaaaaggcgtgggaggacaagaacccgcggaaagcctacgctgtactaaaacagtatagcggcgaaatgaaaagatgttctcctgtcctcaacactacCAATGGAGTaactgtcggtgaagcaacccttccaatttggagggaacacttcaagaccttgctgaactggCAAACGCAGTCAGCCCTTGAACTCAAACACGCTCATAGACCGACATGTGTGGTTAACGAGgggccaccgaccgagtcggaggttctagtctgtattcaagaaatgaagtatgaaaaatctggtggagacaaCGGGATtaacgcagaaatgctaaaatatctgcttccgtctgggattcgtgagatgacaaagatcatccacTCAATATTTACAGACGAAAGGATatctgactcgtggagacacgctatcataatttccctccacaagaagttatccgtgaCGTCCCCTAGGaactatcgaggaatctctttgctgcgtgttatgtacaaggttttgaagCGAATTATCCTGGACCGTCTTATCAAACATTGCGAAGAAAccacgcgcgacgagcaagctggttTAGTCCTGGCCGCTCTACGGTTGGCCAGGTGTTCATCATTAGGAAAGTGATCGATTTCtagcagcggtattcgaagctaACGAAACTGGCGTTTCTGGACTGTGAAGTCGCTTTCAACTCTTCTCATCGAGGcggtcttctcaacgcgctccgcgccgatggagtaccaatAACAGAGATGTATATCAGCAAGCGACCTCCATCTGGTGAGTGGTGCATATTTTGCCACAAGGTGTATATTTTGTCATCACCCACCAATGTCAGATTAACACAAAACCGATATATGCAAGCAGTTGCGCCTGGAAAAACAGACAAATCACAAAGACGGAAGAAAACTAACGTTGAATAACACTCACAGGGGTGTGGGAAAATTATCCTCAGACACAGAACCAGTAAATAACGCATCCCAACTAACTCTCATGACAAGCGAAGGGAACATTTGAAAttgtaataatgataattaataataataagataataaaagataataatgataataagataataagataataatgataatacattaataattgtaataataatgagcCCAGAAAACGATTATTGAAGGGTCATTAGGCGAACTTTTGGTCTATCTCGCGAGTCAACTGAAATATGCAGGTCCGGAGTTGGTGGGCATATTGAGTTCTTCAAAAGTCACATAGTACTCGTGAGAATTGGTACAGCCTTTGTGATTAACTTGGAAATCCAGACTAAACATGTGATCAAAAATGGGTTTCCAAGTGTCAACCTACTGAATTAGGAAAGTGATCGATTTCTAGcagcggcaattaggaaagtGATCGATTTCTAAGTCCAGAAACGCCAGTTTcgttggcttcgaataccgctgctaCCCGGTTGATACTGAATTTTTCAGATAACACAATATTTGTCTGGCAGAAACAAAGCTTAGAGGGGAACATTAAGCCTCACTTGTTTTAGTAGGACGAGACTACTATCATGAGTTAGTAACTGGTCCACTGGAGGTCACTCAATAAAGAAAAGTGTTCGGACAGGAAGGTCTTCGAATATTAACACAGGAGTGCCAGAACGATGACATGATCCACCTTAACTAATATTCAAGGCCTCCACAACGACTCACCGCCTCACAGTGGCATGGAGGTGATTCTGGACGTCGAACTGCATGCACAGCCGAGGAACCTACTCTGGCAGGGTCTCCCATGAAGGAGTGCGACACCTCAGACATTCGTcgttctcggaatcggaagcctagctgaGAGTGAAGAGTCatagcaaaatgtcgcaaggtggctccctaATCAATGTAGGTTGGgtgacgacctgtggtgaatgCTAAGCTCGCCATGGCAGGGCAGCTTAGTGTGAGGAATTGCTCAGGACCAAGGCGACGCATGCACGACTCGCAATGGAAACTGTCTCAGACTGAGTACTTATAatgcgagaacagtgtccacagacgcttaCCTATAtgccttctcggagctgcagagcgtatcaaaaaccatgtgattgctctgcaagagACCAAGAGTAGAAGAAGCGACGCACGACACATGAATGATGGCATACTCGTTATGCGCGGAgaaaaggttccgtcgcgaaatgtaggcgatattggttttgttgtgcacccatctgtcgtccatcttttcgattttcacgagatcctgtcacctcgtttGGCCATTCTTCGTCTTTGCTGTTTGCACCAAAAACCTATcagcatcatcaactgctacccaccaacatcagcagctgatgaatccgaatcgGGCGCGTTTTATAAGAAactggaggaagtgatccgcaacgaaAATTCCTACAAATTCGTGGTCGTAGAAGTCAACACAAAACAGGGAAATCCTAGGAAggaggaatacaggatcggaagatttggaatGAAAACGACAATCGTCTTGCCGGGCTGCTGTCCACTTTTCGCTTCTTTCTGGAATGGAAATTCCCttttatgaagaaagatcatcgtcggtggacctaggaatcgcccaatggcacGACTCTTACGGAGGCAGATCACATACTcacaaccggaggtggtgccTACTTGTCGTCTCGGTGGCACCATCCTATTGTAGTGGTTCTTATCACTGCCTCCTTCCAAATACAATTTAGCCGCATGATGGGAAAGAACATCAGTCATcgacaaagaaggaaaaaaagtcgtACACGACTATTGCATATttgaggactccttgtcccatggtgactggcacatcgaggagggcccaaacgtggactacgacaTGCTGCTTAAAGGACTGTGAGCCTGTGCTGGGCGTGCCTTTTGCCGAATGCCGAACTttgaagaccaccaaggaactgttggaaagaaggaaaactttaaggcttgatccgaatgcatcgcacgtCAAAAGTTCCTCttgcttttctgcagctagcaaacgctagctgcagaaaagcagaAGGGTCTTTTGAAATACGGGCAGAAGATTCTGGAGGCAGCACAAAGGAgaagtctaaagaagtgccgcagggacctccacgaatataatattccgctaactgccttgctgagcgaagacagGATCCGCACCTCCTCGTCGTGAGACTTCTTCCGTTCACCAACTCCTGTATCAAGCCCGATCACGcgcttcatgtaattctaGTGAAGCACACAAcgtcctatcttcagaaaggaATGATCCCAGACCACTGAAAATTTCGCGAACCGTCCATATCCATAAGAAATATGACCGAAAGGAccttcaaaaatattgttcgatatgcttgctgagcgtcttgtacaaagtattcaccaattTCTTCCTCGTGCACATTTCTAGGACCCAGAGGATTaggagcctgtgctgagcgtgtcccgaagccgcgcacgacaaactaggatttcgaagaccaacaagaaattgttggaaagaagaaggactttggggcttgatccgaatgcatcgcccattgagcggttagtagcaaacgctagctgcagaaaagcgttgcagtaGGATTCTTCGATATACAAGCAGAAGAGAATTCTAGAAACAGCACAAGagcgagtctaaagaagttgcgcagggatctccgcgaatataatattccgctagcagcttTGCTGAGCGAGGActggactcgcacgtcttttCGTCGTAAGATGGAATTTATTatggagaggttctactcgaatcttttccgttcatcaactcttGTGTCAAGCCAGATTATTTTTACTGCTGAAGTTTCACCACTTATTTTCCCTTCaaaagtacgagtcgctatcaagaaaTGAAACCCTACACAGACaacacttcatgtaatcttagcagtgcacatgacatcctaccttcagaaagaaaggatcccagactagttgaagacctcgcgaaccgttcttatccataagaaaggtgaccgagaggaccttcggaactaccgtccgatatgcttgctgagcgtgttatacaaagtattcaccaagatcatcctcacgcgcatatctaggacgctggatgaaccCTAGcttcaagaacaagctggattccgccaggggttcagctgctaggaccacatccagaccgtgtcgagggtcatagaggtttgccggatATACCGCCTGcctcttgttctaaccttcgtcgcctatgagaaagccttcgacagagtagaaacgaatgccatactgtcagcgctggtcgatcaaggtgtggacgtgtcatggacattagccaattgcaaCGATCGATGAACCCCCACGATACAGCCTTTTCATCGCCACCTCACCAGACCTATTGGAAAGGGAGTACGACatggcgatactatatcgccgaagctgttcagtGCTGCAATGCATTGGATAATGAAGTCattttcttgggaagaaagaGCATACGTGTTGATAGAATATTCTTCTCCAATCTTCATTTTGCGGACGAtatcgttctctttttgatAGATACCGATGAAGCTGAGACCAAGAAGTtaaacgaagcagggaagagaataggattcCGAATAaaagttcatgaagaacgtctaccgcgaggacggaggagtacaacttgcaGGCTTCCAAATCGTAGAAACGTCGTCGTACGTATACCTCGGtcgttctatgaatatggaaaacgattgaaggaagaactgaatagaaggatgagcaGCGTGGGCtgcattcgcacccgtcaggaAAATTGCGAACCAACTCACAGACCAAGATCCCCGTGCCCATCTCTTTGACTCGACacttcttccagcgctctgttacgcagcagaGACGttgcagacaccgctgccacgttaAGGAAGCTACTCATTACCAACAGAGCCCTtaagagatgtcttctgaagtttgaccgagcacacaacacctagccgatCTTCACAGTTCTGACTTAAGAGTAATGTCCCGTCTCCGCGACACAGAGGGAATATACATCGAAAGGAAAGCATGAGATGGAAGGAACAGTTCACATTATgaaaagaatcgacgatagatggaccaaaagaacgctagaatagatcccaagagatgctgaACGCCCTCAAGGGAGACCGCCGACGTGATAGGGTGATGTATTCGCTGCACACGGACCAGCTGAAAGCTCAACTGGATACGGCTGAAAGGTCTAGTCAACTTCACTCACTGAaattgagaacatcttggatggcGATGGCGAGGGGAAAGATGCTGGGGCATTCACTGAAGACGTTCCTTTTAGGTAGTTAGTAAGTAATATTCAGGGAGAATTTCTTTGAACAAGGACGTATGACTGCTACATTtcctttgaaacaaaaaaaaacatttctgaacTTGAGAATAACTATCCGTAGCTAGGTAGCTATCCGCTGCCTCGACTCACTGCAGGAAATGCTACAGCGAAACTTTCTAATGAATAGTACGGAAATGATCCTCAAAAATTACGAGGAGACTAGAACTATCGAGCATTTTGAAGATGCTGAAGCTAGCGCTGTGCGAGTCTACTACATGCCGCATTCACGCgcttgaaaacaaacaagaaaacacattTGAGAATAGTTCTTGATCgtgaatttttctcgaaaacgaAAGAGAAAGTTAAATGACGTGATCCACAAATGAGAGTCATTCAGTAGCAAAATTCACGACATTTTGTTAGCATCAAGATGCATCAAAATCATTCTGATTTGCGACTCTGGAGCCGCTTTCACTCGAATACTCTA is a window encoding:
- a CDS encoding hypothetical protein (NECATOR_CHRX.G23297.T2), encoding MTGACSKFRRDPLYMHPTVRLATGERRTPTPEAEQPRGWAHKRPCLDDDTKDHDARNGMKKKPFAWDAHQANGEGSTRVLAVVMGPPVTRSRTLSSDVRAIAPMSSLDARALAPMHGSFMTNANGQPVRALQELNGDANVHGSDGKTLRDETALAITEVWSDARRKLRRQLQQDRDNEWTSRAMEFEKAWEDKNPRKAYAVLKQYSGEMKRCSPVLNTTNGVTVGEATLPIWREHFKTLLNWQTQSALELKHAHRPTCVVNEGPPTESEVLVCIQEMKYEKSGGDNGINAEMLKYLLPSGIREMTKIIHSIFTDERISDSWRHAIIISLHKKLSVTSPRNYRGISLLRVMYKVLKRIILDRLIKHCEETTRDEQAGLQRYSKLTKLAFLDCEVAFNSSHRGGLLNALRADGVPITEMYISKRPPSVGRDYYHEPPQRLTASQWHGGDSGRRTACTAEEPTLAGSPMKECDTSDIRRSRNRKPS
- a CDS encoding hypothetical protein (NECATOR_CHRX.G23297.T1) — its product is MGPPVTRSRTLSSDVRAIAPMSSLDARALAPMHGSFMTNANGQPVRALQELNGDANVHGSDGKTLRDETALAITEVWSDARSATCTLTKKADEGASTSLHNLNESVSAVGSRIDAIPFVATYSLEGPILVPFSGSGDDATQFPLWFRWLEDVMQLPRSNKE
- a CDS encoding hypothetical protein (NECATOR_CHRX.G23298.T1), with the protein product MEFEKAWEDKNPRKAYAVLKQYSGEMKRCSPVLNTTNGVTVGEATLPIWREHFKTLLNWQTQSALELKHAHRPTCVVNEGPPTESEVLVCIQEMKYEKSGGDNGINAEMLKYLLPSGIREMTKIIHSIFTDERISDSWRHAIIISLHKKLSVTSPRNYRGISLLRVMYKVLKRIILDRLIKHCEETTRDEQAGLVLAALRLARCSSLGK
- a CDS encoding hypothetical protein (NECATOR_CHRX.G23299.T1), whose protein sequence is MNDGILVMRGEKVPSRNVGDIGFVVHPSVVHLFDFHEILSPRLAILRLCCLHQKPISIINCYPPTSAADESESGAFYKKLEEVIRNENSYKFVVVEVNTKQGNPRKEEYRIGRFGMKTTIVLPGCCPLFASFWNGNSLL
- a CDS encoding hypothetical protein (NECATOR_CHRX.G23300.T1), with the protein product MDISQLQRSMNPHDTAFSSPPHQTYWKGSTTWRYYIAEAVQCCNALDNEVIFLGRKSIRVDRIFFSNLHFADDIVLFLIDTDEAETKKLNEAGKRIGFRIKVHEERLPRGRRSTTCRLPNRRNVVVRIPRSFYEYGKRLKEELNRRMSSVGCIRTRQENCEPTHRPRSPCPSL